From the genome of Edaphobacter dinghuensis, one region includes:
- a CDS encoding MarR family winged helix-turn-helix transcriptional regulator, whose product MKAVAPGHDSVAFLLTQLGTHAARRFAEQLMPLKLAPQHVGILGILNRAESQSQRQLAATLRMHASRLVALIDELEALELVARQANGNDRRTYSLRITDKGRETLAAIGKIGREHNDVICGALNAEEREQLAQLLQRIANEQGLARGVHPGYSQLGKPGNATANSEG is encoded by the coding sequence ATGAAAGCGGTTGCGCCCGGACATGACTCCGTAGCCTTTCTTCTTACCCAGCTCGGCACCCACGCCGCGAGACGGTTTGCGGAGCAGTTGATGCCACTGAAGCTAGCCCCGCAGCATGTGGGGATCTTGGGGATTCTGAATCGAGCGGAGAGCCAGAGCCAACGTCAACTGGCGGCGACGCTGCGGATGCATGCCAGCCGTCTGGTTGCGCTGATCGATGAGTTGGAGGCGCTGGAGCTGGTTGCTCGTCAGGCCAATGGAAACGACCGCCGCACCTATTCCCTGCGTATCACGGACAAGGGCCGCGAGACGCTCGCGGCCATCGGGAAGATAGGCCGCGAGCATAACGATGTGATCTGTGGAGCATTGAATGCAGAGGAGCGCGAACAACTCGCTCAGCTACTGCAGCGCATTGCGAATGAACAGGGCCTGGCGCGAGGCGTTCATCCGGGTTATAGCCAGTTGGGTAAGCCGGGGAATGCTACGGCAAATTCAGAGGGGTAG
- a CDS encoding sodium:solute symporter family protein has product MSLSIIDWLIMLVYFVFVLGIGFALKRYMRTSNDFFLAGRSIPAWVCGLAFISANLGAQEVIGMGASGAKYGIITSQFYWIGAIPAMVFVGVFMMPFYYGSKARSVPEYLRMRFDEKTRAVNAFSFAVMTIFSSGISMYAMALLIQTLGLFHGIIPDQYVFHVSIILSAIIVLGYIFLGGLTSAIYNEVLQFFLIVAGFAPLVWIGLRNVGGWEGIKRTLPANMTHSWQGMAHASTNTLGVEWVGLAMGLGFVLSFGYWCTDFLVIQRAMAADSEVSARRVPLIAAIPKMFFPFLVILPGLIAITVTSHMATPHSAVFATTAPNGHALPLDEQHPHGIIPEKMNAITGQPVLDTNGNPVYNYDLAIPVMLLHFFPTGILGLGLTALLASFMSGMAGNVTAFNTVWTYDIYQAYINKKGTDAHYLWMGRMATIGGVVLSIGAAYAVTNFNNIMDALQLVFSIVNAPLFATFLLGMFWKRTTGHGAFTGLLAGTGAALLHHGLTIPTDALPGMHGGWIAIVHHYPSDMAQNFWTAIFAFSVNLIVTIAVSLATQPREESELVGLVYSLTPKPEEGHLSWYQKPATLAIAVLAILVVLNLVFA; this is encoded by the coding sequence GTGTCCTTATCCATCATTGACTGGCTCATCATGCTGGTCTATTTCGTCTTCGTTCTGGGCATCGGCTTCGCCCTCAAGCGATACATGCGTACCAGCAACGACTTCTTCCTCGCCGGACGCTCGATTCCGGCCTGGGTCTGCGGCCTCGCCTTCATCTCCGCCAACCTCGGAGCCCAGGAAGTCATCGGCATGGGCGCATCGGGCGCCAAGTACGGCATCATCACCAGCCAGTTCTATTGGATCGGCGCGATTCCCGCCATGGTCTTCGTCGGCGTCTTCATGATGCCGTTCTACTACGGCTCGAAAGCGCGGTCGGTGCCCGAGTACCTGCGCATGCGCTTCGACGAGAAGACCCGCGCCGTCAACGCCTTCTCGTTTGCCGTCATGACCATCTTCAGCTCCGGCATCTCGATGTATGCCATGGCGCTGCTCATCCAGACCCTCGGCCTCTTCCACGGCATCATCCCCGACCAGTACGTCTTCCACGTCTCCATCATCCTGTCGGCGATCATCGTTCTCGGCTATATCTTCCTCGGCGGCCTCACCAGCGCTATCTATAACGAAGTGCTGCAGTTCTTCCTCATCGTCGCAGGCTTCGCTCCTCTGGTCTGGATCGGTCTGCGCAACGTCGGCGGATGGGAGGGCATCAAGCGCACTCTGCCAGCCAACATGACCCACTCGTGGCAGGGCATGGCGCACGCCTCCACCAACACCCTCGGCGTCGAATGGGTCGGCCTCGCCATGGGCCTCGGCTTCGTCCTCAGCTTCGGCTACTGGTGCACCGACTTCCTCGTCATCCAGCGCGCCATGGCTGCCGACTCCGAGGTCTCGGCACGCCGCGTCCCCCTCATCGCTGCCATTCCGAAGATGTTCTTCCCGTTCCTCGTCATCCTGCCCGGTCTCATCGCCATCACGGTGACCTCGCACATGGCGACGCCTCACTCTGCCGTCTTTGCCACTACGGCACCCAACGGCCACGCCCTTCCGCTCGACGAGCAGCATCCCCACGGCATCATCCCCGAGAAGATGAACGCCATCACCGGCCAGCCTGTGCTCGACACCAACGGCAACCCGGTCTATAACTACGACCTCGCCATCCCGGTCATGCTCCTCCACTTCTTCCCAACCGGAATCCTCGGCCTCGGCCTCACCGCGCTCCTCGCCAGCTTCATGTCCGGCATGGCCGGCAACGTCACTGCGTTCAACACCGTTTGGACCTACGACATCTATCAGGCCTACATCAATAAGAAGGGAACAGACGCGCACTACCTCTGGATGGGTCGCATGGCAACCATAGGCGGGGTCGTCTTATCCATTGGTGCGGCCTACGCCGTCACCAACTTCAACAACATCATGGACGCGCTGCAGCTCGTCTTCTCCATCGTCAATGCGCCGCTCTTCGCCACCTTCCTGCTCGGCATGTTCTGGAAGCGGACCACCGGTCACGGAGCCTTCACCGGCCTGCTTGCAGGCACCGGCGCCGCGCTGCTGCATCACGGCCTCACCATTCCCACCGACGCTCTCCCCGGCATGCACGGCGGTTGGATCGCCATCGTCCACCACTATCCCAGCGACATGGCGCAGAACTTCTGGACCGCCATCTTCGCCTTCTCCGTCAATCTGATCGTGACCATCGCAGTCAGCCTTGCCACCCAGCCTCGCGAAGAATCAGAACTCGTCGGCCTGGTCTACTCGCTCACGCCCAAGCCCGAAGAAGGCCACCTGAGCTGGTATCAAAAGCCCGCGACGCTGGCCATTGCCGTCCTCGCCATCCTAGTCGTCCTCAACCTCGTCTTCGCCTAG
- a CDS encoding response regulator gives MTATILLIDDNAVQVATRQAILRRAGYYAIAVLNPKQALDQFQGSGFAAPIDLVITDHIMPGMNGSEFVSQLRQTQPLLPVLVISGLEEAEDEYTGLNVLFRLKPLPPDNLLASVDSLVAHPA, from the coding sequence ATGACCGCAACCATTCTTCTTATCGATGACAATGCAGTGCAGGTAGCCACCCGGCAGGCAATTTTAAGGCGTGCGGGGTATTATGCGATTGCGGTGCTCAACCCCAAACAGGCGCTAGACCAGTTTCAGGGCAGCGGATTTGCTGCACCGATCGATCTGGTCATCACCGACCACATCATGCCTGGAATGAATGGATCGGAGTTTGTCAGCCAGCTTCGACAGACCCAGCCACTGCTTCCTGTGCTGGTCATCAGTGGACTGGAAGAGGCCGAAGACGAGTACACGGGGCTGAATGTGCTCTTCCGTCTGAAGCCACTTCCTCCTGACAATCTGCTGGCTAGCGTAGACAGCCTTGTGGCCCATCCTGCCTGA
- a CDS encoding heme lyase CcmF/NrfE family subunit — protein sequence MQSHPMPQFGSFTLLLALALSVYTLLAGAFALWRFKTTKAEDGSGRLGETARRAGIASFIALSCAAFALVWASFTNDYSVSYILHHTNRTLNPAYKFAALWSGQEGSLLLWAWLLSAYGFVLRMRHRVDVRLSAFASTILAGIQVFFLLLLNFAAPPFAIQPGPTALDGFGLNPLLQYPEMVMHPPLLYLGYVGFSVPFAFALGALMMRYPGEKWIHITRRWTMVGWLFLTCGIFMGAHWAYSVLGWGGYWGWDPVENASLMPWLTGTAFLHSVMMQEKRGMMKSWNVWLIFSTFMLTILGTLLTRSGIVSSVHAFAQSDIGNWFYGFLIVILAVCLFTFFKQKDHLKSENKLESLVSRESSFLFNNLVLLAACFTVLWGTLFPILSEYVQGSKVTVSAPFYNRVNIPVGLFLLFLTGIGPLLAWRSTSLRSIRRNFILPGVAFVVALVVLMAAGVRPWNAGDAMQATIFSLITFSLAAGVITAITSEFLRGAFVVRTQTGKNLAASTILLVRRNTRRYGGYLVHFGIVVLFIGIAGGAFNQAHEQEMSFGDSVTMGPYKLVCQSFTQESKPNYDTEYALLDVYEHGKKITQLAPEKRFYLASQTSSTMVALHSTLESDLYVIYEGKNPDTDRPIIKVFLNPLMNWIWIGVAIVVMGTLLALVPSLKKSARSQAAVEAAVAEAEVHHVA from the coding sequence ATGCAATCGCACCCCATGCCTCAGTTTGGTAGTTTTACGTTGCTGCTGGCTCTGGCGTTGAGTGTCTACACGCTGCTGGCAGGCGCATTTGCCCTTTGGCGGTTCAAGACGACCAAGGCAGAGGATGGCTCCGGACGGCTGGGCGAAACCGCGCGGCGCGCTGGAATCGCGAGCTTCATCGCATTGAGCTGCGCTGCATTTGCGCTGGTATGGGCATCGTTTACGAACGACTACTCTGTCTCGTACATCCTGCACCACACCAATCGAACACTGAACCCGGCTTATAAGTTTGCCGCGCTGTGGTCGGGACAGGAGGGCTCGCTGCTGCTGTGGGCGTGGCTGCTCTCGGCTTATGGATTTGTGCTGCGGATGCGGCATCGGGTGGATGTGCGGCTGTCAGCATTTGCTTCGACGATTCTTGCAGGGATACAAGTCTTCTTTCTTCTGCTGTTGAACTTTGCAGCACCGCCATTTGCGATTCAGCCGGGGCCTACAGCGCTGGATGGGTTTGGGCTCAATCCCCTGCTGCAATATCCCGAGATGGTGATGCATCCGCCACTGCTTTATCTCGGGTATGTAGGATTCTCGGTGCCGTTTGCGTTTGCGCTGGGTGCGTTGATGATGCGCTATCCCGGTGAAAAGTGGATTCACATTACGCGGCGATGGACGATGGTGGGCTGGCTGTTTCTGACCTGCGGCATCTTTATGGGCGCGCACTGGGCCTATAGCGTGCTCGGCTGGGGCGGCTACTGGGGATGGGACCCGGTGGAGAATGCCTCGCTGATGCCGTGGTTGACGGGCACGGCGTTTTTGCACTCGGTGATGATGCAGGAGAAGCGCGGCATGATGAAGAGCTGGAACGTCTGGCTCATCTTCTCGACGTTCATGCTGACGATTCTGGGGACGCTGCTTACGCGATCGGGGATTGTGAGTTCGGTTCATGCCTTTGCTCAGTCTGACATTGGGAACTGGTTCTATGGGTTCCTTATTGTCATTCTGGCTGTGTGCCTGTTCACGTTCTTCAAGCAGAAGGACCATCTGAAGTCGGAGAACAAGCTGGAGTCGCTGGTGTCGCGCGAGTCCAGCTTCCTGTTCAACAATCTGGTGTTGCTGGCGGCCTGCTTTACGGTTCTTTGGGGAACGCTCTTCCCTATTTTGTCGGAGTATGTACAGGGCTCGAAGGTTACGGTGAGTGCGCCGTTCTATAACCGCGTCAATATTCCGGTTGGACTTTTTCTTCTGTTTCTTACTGGCATCGGACCGCTGCTGGCTTGGCGCTCCACTTCTCTGCGGTCGATCCGGCGTAACTTTATTCTGCCGGGTGTCGCGTTTGTGGTTGCGCTGGTTGTTCTGATGGCCGCCGGTGTGCGTCCGTGGAACGCGGGCGATGCGATGCAGGCTACGATCTTTTCATTAATTACGTTCTCGCTTGCGGCTGGTGTGATTACTGCCATTACCTCCGAGTTTTTGCGCGGGGCCTTTGTCGTGCGAACGCAGACGGGGAAGAATCTTGCTGCTTCGACGATTCTGCTGGTGCGGCGGAATACTCGCCGTTATGGCGGCTATCTGGTTCATTTCGGCATCGTGGTGTTGTTTATCGGAATTGCCGGTGGGGCCTTCAACCAGGCACATGAGCAGGAGATGAGCTTTGGCGACTCGGTGACGATGGGGCCGTACAAGCTGGTGTGCCAGAGCTTCACGCAGGAGAGTAAGCCGAACTACGACACCGAGTATGCTCTGCTGGATGTTTATGAGCACGGCAAGAAGATCACGCAGCTTGCACCGGAGAAGCGCTTCTACCTTGCCAGCCAGACCTCTTCGACGATGGTCGCGCTGCACTCGACGCTGGAGAGCGATCTTTACGTCATTTATGAGGGCAAGAATCCTGATACGGATCGCCCCATCATTAAGGTGTTCCTCAATCCGCTGATGAACTGGATCTGGATCGGTGTTGCCATCGTGGTGATGGGCACGCTGCTGGCTCTGGTGCCGAGCCTGAAGAAGAGTGCGCGGTCACAGGCTGCAGTAGAAGCGGCGGTAGCTGAAGCCGAGGTTCATCATGTCGCTTAA
- a CDS encoding cytochrome c-type biogenesis protein: protein MSLKRWMQSLAVCFLAVVMLGAADGGARFNRLGHDMICECGCGQILLECNHVNCPVSAPMIAELHAQLAGGGSDKSIMSWFAAKYGATVLAAPLRGGFDDVAWIMPYAVFILAIVGTGVLIYFWKRRSLLNPPPGSATGGFDTDKEAMRERIRRETEY, encoded by the coding sequence ATGTCGCTTAAGCGGTGGATGCAGAGTCTGGCGGTATGTTTTCTGGCCGTGGTGATGCTGGGTGCGGCCGATGGCGGTGCGCGCTTCAATCGGCTTGGCCACGACATGATCTGCGAGTGTGGCTGTGGGCAGATACTGCTCGAGTGCAATCATGTGAACTGCCCCGTCTCCGCACCGATGATTGCAGAGCTGCACGCACAGTTGGCGGGGGGCGGCTCCGACAAATCCATCATGAGCTGGTTCGCGGCGAAGTACGGAGCGACGGTGCTGGCTGCTCCGCTGCGCGGAGGCTTTGATGATGTGGCGTGGATCATGCCTTACGCTGTCTTTATTCTCGCCATCGTGGGCACGGGAGTTTTGATTTATTTCTGGAAGCGGCGGTCGCTGCTGAACCCGCCACCGGGAAGCGCTACCGGCGGCTTCGATACGGATAAAGAGGCGATGCGTGAACGCATTCGCAGGGAGACGGAATACTGA
- a CDS encoding carboxypeptidase-like regulatory domain-containing protein, which yields MILSYQNLRRVAGIATLFVAFSGFAFAESITGTVINKTTNKPAVGDDVVLIQLAQGMQEAARTKSDAHGRFTLDVPDQGMHLVRVTHDKAAYFRPAPPGTQSVEVEVYNAAAKVAGVTGEADVMRIQTDASGKKLNVVENFFIKNGSNPPKTQFSPRSFEFYLPAGAVVEGSAALAPGSMPVKAAPMPLGDPNHYAFVFPLRPGETRFQVTYSLPYSGSFQFAPHLTLPTDTVAIMMPKSMTFAGGASTAYSPVTEETTAQTYVARNVAPAQALDFTLSGSGQLPRDTDTAATSGDSGQPAAGAQSSAAADTRPGGGLGNPIDPTGNDDPWAKYKWWILGGLGLAMAAGAGIMLKGTPGKPAYAGAAPAAAAGPNASLVALKEELFAIETEKLQGRLTDAEYAEQKSALEIVLRRALQRSEPAVTASNSKIDGPVL from the coding sequence GTGATCCTTTCCTATCAAAACTTACGACGTGTTGCGGGAATCGCTACGCTGTTTGTGGCGTTTTCCGGTTTTGCTTTCGCTGAGTCCATCACCGGGACTGTCATTAACAAGACGACGAACAAGCCTGCCGTTGGCGACGATGTTGTGCTGATCCAGCTCGCCCAGGGAATGCAGGAGGCCGCCCGGACCAAGTCCGATGCACATGGCCGATTTACGCTGGATGTTCCTGATCAGGGAATGCATCTCGTTCGCGTGACGCATGACAAGGCAGCATACTTTCGCCCTGCGCCTCCGGGAACGCAGTCGGTCGAGGTCGAGGTCTACAACGCCGCGGCGAAGGTGGCTGGGGTGACCGGTGAGGCTGATGTGATGCGCATCCAGACCGATGCGAGCGGCAAGAAGCTGAATGTGGTCGAAAACTTCTTCATCAAGAATGGGTCGAACCCGCCGAAGACGCAGTTCAGCCCGCGGTCGTTCGAGTTCTATTTGCCTGCGGGAGCAGTGGTGGAAGGATCGGCGGCGCTGGCTCCGGGAAGTATGCCGGTCAAAGCCGCTCCGATGCCGCTGGGCGATCCGAACCATTATGCTTTTGTCTTCCCTCTGCGGCCGGGTGAGACGCGGTTTCAGGTTACGTACAGCCTGCCTTATAGCGGGAGCTTCCAGTTTGCTCCGCACCTGACGCTGCCTACTGACACGGTCGCGATCATGATGCCGAAGAGCATGACCTTCGCAGGCGGAGCGTCGACGGCGTACTCACCTGTGACCGAGGAGACGACGGCGCAGACGTATGTGGCGCGCAATGTGGCTCCGGCACAGGCGCTCGACTTTACGCTCTCGGGCAGTGGCCAGCTTCCGAGAGATACGGACACCGCGGCTACCTCCGGCGACTCGGGGCAGCCTGCTGCGGGTGCTCAATCCTCCGCAGCAGCGGACACGCGGCCCGGCGGCGGTTTGGGAAATCCCATCGACCCGACCGGAAACGACGATCCGTGGGCCAAGTACAAGTGGTGGATTCTGGGCGGGCTAGGGCTGGCGATGGCTGCGGGTGCGGGCATCATGCTGAAGGGAACGCCGGGCAAGCCTGCTTATGCGGGAGCTGCTCCAGCCGCTGCTGCAGGACCGAATGCTTCCCTTGTGGCGTTGAAGGAAGAGTTGTTTGCGATCGAGACGGAGAAGTTGCAGGGGCGCCTGACTGATGCCGAATATGCGGAGCAGAAGTCGGCGCTGGAGATTGTGCTGCGTCGCGCGCTGCAGCGAAGCGAACCTGCCGTCACAGCGTCTAACTCTAAGATTGACGGGCCTGTTCTATGA